Genomic DNA from Larus michahellis chromosome 3, bLarMic1.1, whole genome shotgun sequence:
TAGCATGTTTTGCCCAGCACTCCTAACCAAACCACCACAAATAAACACAATGCACAAATGAATAATAGCACAACACATACAGCAGGTTAAGCAGCATTGCATCAactaattttaaacaaaactctgTAAAGACACGATACAATATTTTGCTCGAGAACAACATGATGTGAGCTGCCTGTTTTAATTTCAAACCCCTCAGGACTCTCAGAGGAAAAAATCCGATACTCTCTCagctgagcaagctggaattcaaactattcaggcaatctgtcagagccctgctcctgcctcacGTTGGGCActaataaatctgtcatggtttaggctgggcttaccactaaacaaatgacagatgctctcttttaagcTCTCTCGCCTctcagaagagaagagagagaataaGGGTGAGAGACTTagggttgaaaaagaaactaccactactttaattaaatataataaaaagaaaagataataatattaataagaaaataatgaaatttataCCTTACACACAAAACCAATATCGAGCACCCAGGATGGCAAgaatgtcaccagcaggcactgggaaagtcccagactggacttggtgacagacaggaactgggTTCGGgaactggagtcaggaacacacagatcaggatcaaaggcagagactgacccctttgatccctcagcttttatactgagcatggggcagatgggatggaggaccctgttggtcagttttgggtcacctgtcctgtcctctcctccccgcagatgcaacccctctacgctcttctgcttccaaccctccaacagggcacaCAATAGAGTTAGTTAACCTTGGCTGTTACAGCAGTAAGTGTAAGCAAGcacctctctgcataccattccttggcattaactataaacatcagaccttatcactCTGAAAGCAGACACCGTCTGAAAAAAACACCGTACTTacttagttagaagagacttaactgaaaagtaaaattactgaaaagaaaattggttctgctctatctcaaaccaggacacacatgCTTTTACGGTCCTCTTGTTGCTGAAAGACTGCCAGAGAAACCTGATAAAAGGGGTCTGCTTTCCTAGCAGATCCTACAGGATCTGCAGTTTTATATTAGGTTAAAAGCAAGAGGAACATACGAATGCACGCTGCTTTGCAATAGGAATGATGAAGTCAGAgtaagaacaaattaaaaataacagaaattaaaagtgaGAGCTGAAATTGTCAATATAAAGATGCTAACAATATCCGCAGGATACTGAACTACTATAATAAACTTGTGTTGTACGAGTATGTGGTAAACAGGGGGCTATCATTTCCGGGTTTTGTCAGAGAAAGAGTGGAGGAAGCTAGAAGGAAATCATCATAATCTAATATAGATGACatcttttataattatttaaaaaaattaaaagtgtcatTTATTCAAAACTAACATAATAATAGTCTTACTTAAAATGTCACAGTAGttctcatggggaaaaaagatttatttttcttggtttacAGCTGTAGGCTTTGCATAAATACTCCACAGTAACTGTATTTCAAGAGATTGAGTGGTTTTACATCCAGTATTCTCAAACCTATCAAATATTAAATCCcacaatgctttttaaaatgtaagccTCCATTACACCCGTTTGTACATGTGATAACCTACCCTCACTTGAAGCACAGAGAATTGATGTAAACTCATTCAGATAACGTATTCTCACTTTTCCAAGGAGTGGGAAACAACTTGGGATTTACAAAAAGACCAGTCATGTTTCAACTATTAAAAACTTCCTTATCTCTTCTAAGGAATGTAACTGTACATTACACACTTGTAAACAAAGAAATCCAGGCAGAAAGAACTTTCATATGAAAAAATTCCCGTAATTCAGAGAAAACAGCCCAAGTGTATGACACTAATACAGATCTACTTGTTTCCTGGAAGGAAGAATGCTATGTTAActatgtgtgtacacacatagatattttctaaacagaaaactTACTTATGATAGCTAATTTTTGTACTGAACTCCAGAAAACAGAGAATCAATCCAATATTCTATCCCCAGGCATTCTCTAGGTTCAAAAAAGTTCCTCAAAACTCATCTTTAATGTTGAAATGTGGCTGATCTTCAGGTTTAAAGTCTAGATTGGGGCTGCCATCCTCATTCAGAATTCTTCGAGAAGTATAGCCAACAATTGGATATTTGGCCTTATAAACATTATTGAAGATATCATCCAGGGACGTCAGTTCCTCTTCTGTGAGTCCTGtctaaatgaaatatgaaaatgaaaagtcctgtctcaaagaaataaaaatacagatatttacatgcatttttcttttttattaattgctATAAAGCTTAGGGTTAGCTTTTGGGTTTACTTTGCAGAGCATGATTAACAAAGTTGATAGTATAGCctgtaattttattcttttctttcaaattcagtCCTGACAAAACTTTAATATATTCAGGTCAAACAAACGAGGGTTAATCTCCCTTCATTTTCCCTGCATAAGTAAATCACACCTCAAACAAGCAACAAGTCACTGCCAGAGATAGCATCCACCGCCATGTCAGTGACACAGGATACACTAAATCAACTGGGAAAGAAAGTGATTTACTCTCTTTGGAAGCATCTTTTTAAACAGCAGGTAATTTCCCCTTTATATGCTTATGTAAATTGTATTTATTCCACAGATTAAAAACTTTCCTCTTTAAGGCTGTTAACACTGTACCTTTCATGAGCAGTAAATGCATAtccattttatgtatttaaagaatattaattaattttattttgacagaTGTGAATCGCATAAattaacacaaatattttaatattatcatTCATCATCTTTCAAAAGAATATAactttgcaaaacagaattaaacagTCTATTTTCTTACTATATCATGTGTAAGATCTGCTGGATCCAGAGACATCTTTGCAACTCCTCTTGTtgagtcttttccaaccaaagCATTGTATGGGGCTCCTTTTCCATAAAAttctgtcagattaaaaaaaaataagataatcCAGCGATGATCTGACAATGTACAGCGTATAGTCTGCCTCTACTTTTCACCAGCCTGTTATACTTGTCAGTGAACTGAAAGAAACAGCTCAAGTCTAAGACTCTTCTTTCCAAAACTGACTtttcatttcctgcttttttatAATATAaccctgtctttaaaaaaaaacccaaaccaaaacaaaagacaacagaGGGTGGGGTTACAAAATGCAACCGTTGAACTCCTATACTGCGGTCTTAAAATATACCTATTATTTAGGGAGCTGCGCTTTACATTCTCATGAGAGGTTTGTAGACTCCAGACTTTGCAGTGGCAAGCCTTGTCTAACTTAGGTTTTGAAGATCAGCCAATGCGTACATCCAGACAAGCTGCGTTAACAAGCTTAGTACAAAGCAACAAGCCATTAGTTTGCTTGTGATGACATTACGGCAAGTGTCCAGGACCCCCATGGTACCTTCAGACATTTTACAGGAAATCTGGATTAAGTAGCAGGACTTCAAAT
This window encodes:
- the NENF gene encoding neudesin — protein: MAGGAARLLLAALLGALPAAAERELRFRPPAEAPVRLFTEPELARYDGQQEGQPIYLAVKGVVFDVTSGKEFYGKGAPYNALVGKDSTRGVAKMSLDPADLTHDITGLTEEELTSLDDIFNNVYKAKYPIVGYTSRRILNEDGSPNLDFKPEDQPHFNIKDEF